In a genomic window of Fusobacterium sp.:
- a CDS encoding alanine--glyoxylate aminotransferase family protein, which yields MYKANYLMMTPGPTMVRENVLKARCNFFGNPDLDPNFFVFYDKLCKKTGKLFGAKKAQTVIMNGEGMLGLDTACASLTEPGDKVLVVSNGIFGEGFKGLVETYGGEVTLFETDVKNTFDIDKLRIFLEKNKDFKYATMVHCDTPSGVLNNVEIICKILKSEGIMTVVDSVAAVGGVQLDVDGWGIDIALGGSQKVFSAPSGITIMTVSDDAWATIENRKTPIASFYCNLSLWKNCVKEQLFPYTMPASDLIAFDVAIDNIYKEGIEKVRERHHTAAEYVRTRLMDIGLELYLKNGYSPTVTAFCLPEGYDYKEVSDYLFHNFEVMIADSYSYLSNKVLRIGHMGENARFYRLDYTLKAIEKTLRILKK from the coding sequence TTGTATAAAGCTAACTATCTTATGATGACCCCTGGACCTACAATGGTAAGAGAAAATGTTTTAAAAGCTAGATGCAACTTTTTTGGAAACCCTGACCTAGATCCTAATTTTTTTGTTTTTTATGATAAATTATGTAAAAAAACTGGAAAATTATTTGGAGCTAAAAAAGCTCAAACTGTTATAATGAATGGTGAAGGTATGCTTGGATTAGATACTGCCTGTGCTTCACTTACTGAGCCAGGAGACAAAGTTCTTGTTGTATCTAATGGTATCTTTGGAGAGGGATTCAAAGGTCTGGTGGAAACTTATGGTGGAGAGGTTACTTTATTTGAAACTGATGTTAAAAATACTTTTGATATAGATAAATTAAGAATATTTCTTGAAAAAAATAAAGATTTTAAATATGCTACTATGGTTCATTGTGATACCCCTTCTGGAGTACTTAATAATGTTGAAATTATTTGTAAAATTTTAAAATCTGAAGGAATTATGACAGTAGTTGACAGTGTTGCTGCTGTAGGTGGAGTACAATTAGATGTGGATGGATGGGGAATTGATATTGCTTTAGGAGGTTCTCAAAAAGTTTTCTCTGCTCCTTCTGGAATTACAATAATGACAGTAAGTGATGATGCTTGGGCAACCATTGAGAATAGAAAAACTCCTATTGCTTCTTTTTACTGCAATTTATCTTTATGGAAAAATTGTGTGAAAGAACAGCTTTTTCCCTATACAATGCCTGCCAGTGATTTAATAGCCTTTGATGTTGCAATTGATAACATTTATAAAGAAGGAATAGAAAAAGTTAGAGAAAGACACCATACAGCTGCTGAATATGTTAGAACTCGTCTTATGGACATAGGATTAGAACTTTATTTAAAAAACGGTTATTCTCCAACAGTAACTGCTTTCTGTCTCCCAGAAGGATACGATTACAAAGAAGTATCTGACTATCTTTTTCATAATTTTGAAGTAATGATAGCTGATTCTTATTCCTACTTAAGCAATAAAGTACTTAGAATAGGGCATATGGGTGAAAATGCTCGTTTCTATAGACTTGACTATACTTTAAAAGCTATTGAAAAAACTTTGAGAATTCTAAAAAAATAA
- a CDS encoding acyl-CoA dehydratase activase-related protein — MREFYIGMDVGSTTIKIVCLDEKDNVIYSIYQRHLSNVRETTKKMFDEFLEHMKNNFGKDIKYKISITGSSGMGISSWIGIDFVQEVIACIKSIETLIPETDVAIELGGEDAKITFLKNDMDQRMNGSCAGGTGAFIDQIATLLDTDASGLNELAKGFDSIYPIAARCGVFAKTDIQPLINEGVRKENIAVSVFQAVVNQTITGLACGKKITGKVAFLGGPLFFLSELRNRFIDTLKLVPEDVVFPENSQLFVAQGAAFLSKENESVFSYEELKTKVERLNEKDTSDTSRLQPLFENEDELNEFLERHEKEKIETRDLSTYEGNAYLGIDAGSTTIKVVLISEEKEILFSHYSHNKGNPLDNIIATLKELYSKMNKNIIIKGSCVTGYGETLIKAALRVDIGIVETMAHYKGSQFFQPDVDFILDIGGQDMKCLKIQDGIITSILLNEACSSGCGSFLETFAHSLGMDILEFSRLGMESKSPADLGTRCTVFMNSKVKQAQKDGVEVADISAGLSYSVVKNTLFKVIKIKNKDELGKNIVVQGGTFLNNSVLRAFELVSERNVIRPNVAGLMGAFGAALIAMEQAGESSSIMTLDELNNFSCTTNLTRCKLCNNHCLLTIHKFKNGENFISGNRCDNPLGKMKKNTAPNMFDYKYNRLFNYIPLEPSKATRGEIGIPRVLNFYDSYPFWFTLLTNLGFRVIISDDSSKKLYEKGIDTISSDSICYPAKLVHGHIVDLIEKGVKRIFYPCVIFEEKEDEKSSNQFNCPIVMSYPEVINNNMDILKEKHIDLILPFFSFESKEVLYKTVFEEFERFGISKSEAKMAVDTAWEEKYNFRKDMRNKALEIIADLEKTGKTGVVLCGRPYHCDKEIHHGIPNIINSFGIAVLTGDAVASLASLDEELRVIDQWTYHSRLYRAAAYVGKSKCLELIELNSFSCGIDAVTTDQVEEILANYGKVHTLLKIDEISNLGAVKIRIRSLLAALDYKKNALRSSIKKKIEYKRAQFTKKMKKEYTILAPQMAPMHFKLLKTAFKAEGYNLEVLDETQEALDCGLQYVNNDACYPSILVIGELIAALKSGKYDLDKTAVMISQTGGSCRATNYLGFLKKAIKDSGFEKIPILSLNASGFEKQEGFSITLPFAHKCLIAVSYGDILMKLLYHVRPYEKIKGSAFELYEKWNEKVKENIYNGKFSQFKNNINAIVNDFSKIEVSDEKKIKVGIVGEILVKFSPFANNNLAEFIEAEGGEVYTSSLMSFVKYCIYSDIFITERFKGKIAAMKLKAALWIIEQYTKVLNNALQKNSRFGHEDSIQDLAQKTSQYISIGNQSGEGWFLMGEMIEFIEKDVPNIVCVQPFGCLPNHITGKGMIKKLRSEYENVNIAPIDYDPAYSEVNQLNRIKLMLSVARKNLKNS, encoded by the coding sequence ATGAGAGAATTTTATATAGGAATGGACGTTGGTTCTACTACTATAAAAATAGTATGTCTTGATGAAAAAGATAATGTTATCTATTCAATTTATCAAAGACATCTTTCTAATGTTAGAGAAACAACTAAAAAAATGTTTGATGAATTTTTAGAACATATGAAAAATAATTTTGGAAAAGATATTAAATATAAAATAAGTATTACTGGTTCCAGTGGAATGGGAATCTCTTCTTGGATAGGTATAGATTTTGTACAGGAAGTTATTGCTTGTATAAAATCTATTGAAACTCTTATTCCAGAAACTGATGTAGCTATTGAACTTGGAGGGGAAGATGCAAAAATAACTTTTCTTAAAAATGATATGGATCAAAGAATGAATGGAAGCTGTGCTGGTGGAACAGGAGCTTTCATTGATCAGATAGCTACTCTTTTGGACACAGATGCTTCAGGTCTTAATGAACTTGCTAAAGGATTTGATTCTATTTATCCAATAGCTGCCAGATGTGGAGTGTTTGCAAAAACTGACATACAACCTCTTATCAACGAGGGAGTAAGAAAAGAAAATATAGCCGTATCTGTATTTCAAGCTGTGGTTAACCAAACTATAACTGGTCTTGCTTGTGGTAAAAAAATAACAGGAAAAGTGGCTTTTTTAGGAGGTCCTCTTTTCTTTTTAAGTGAGCTTAGAAATAGATTTATTGATACATTAAAATTAGTTCCTGAAGATGTTGTTTTTCCTGAAAATTCACAGCTTTTTGTTGCTCAGGGTGCTGCTTTTCTTTCTAAAGAAAATGAAAGTGTATTTTCTTATGAAGAGCTTAAAACTAAAGTAGAGCGTCTTAATGAAAAAGATACTTCTGATACTTCAAGACTTCAGCCATTATTTGAAAATGAAGATGAATTGAATGAATTTCTTGAAAGACATGAAAAAGAAAAAATAGAAACAAGAGATTTAAGTACATATGAAGGAAATGCTTATCTTGGAATAGATGCAGGTTCCACTACTATTAAAGTAGTTCTTATTTCAGAAGAAAAAGAGATATTGTTCTCACATTATTCACATAACAAGGGAAATCCACTTGATAATATTATTGCTACACTTAAAGAACTGTATTCAAAAATGAATAAAAATATTATTATTAAAGGTTCATGTGTTACTGGATATGGAGAAACTCTAATCAAAGCAGCATTGAGAGTAGATATTGGTATAGTTGAAACTATGGCACATTATAAAGGATCACAATTTTTCCAGCCAGATGTTGATTTTATACTTGATATTGGTGGACAAGATATGAAATGTCTGAAAATACAGGATGGTATTATTACTTCTATTCTTTTAAATGAAGCTTGTTCTTCTGGATGTGGATCATTCCTTGAAACTTTTGCTCATTCGCTTGGAATGGATATTCTGGAATTTTCCAGATTAGGAATGGAATCCAAATCTCCAGCTGACCTTGGTACCAGATGTACTGTATTTATGAATTCAAAAGTTAAACAGGCACAAAAAGATGGAGTAGAAGTAGCTGATATCTCTGCTGGACTTTCTTACTCTGTTGTCAAAAATACACTTTTTAAAGTTATAAAAATAAAAAACAAAGATGAATTAGGAAAAAATATAGTTGTTCAAGGAGGAACTTTCCTTAATAACTCTGTACTGAGAGCTTTTGAATTGGTTTCAGAAAGGAATGTAATCAGACCTAATGTTGCTGGACTTATGGGAGCTTTTGGAGCTGCCCTTATAGCAATGGAACAGGCTGGAGAAAGTTCATCTATTATGACTCTTGATGAGTTAAATAATTTCAGTTGTACTACAAATCTTACTAGATGTAAGCTTTGTAATAATCATTGTTTATTGACTATCCATAAATTTAAAAATGGTGAAAATTTTATATCAGGTAACAGGTGTGATAACCCTCTTGGAAAAATGAAGAAAAATACAGCACCTAATATGTTTGATTATAAATACAACAGATTATTTAACTATATACCTTTAGAACCTTCAAAAGCTACTAGAGGAGAAATCGGTATTCCTAGAGTCTTAAATTTCTATGACTCATATCCATTTTGGTTTACATTATTGACTAATCTTGGATTTAGAGTAATTATATCTGATGATTCATCTAAAAAATTATATGAAAAAGGGATTGATACTATTTCTTCTGATTCTATATGCTACCCTGCAAAACTTGTTCATGGACACATTGTGGATCTTATAGAAAAAGGTGTAAAAAGAATCTTCTATCCTTGTGTTATATTTGAAGAAAAAGAAGATGAAAAATCTTCTAATCAGTTTAACTGTCCAATTGTTATGTCATATCCAGAAGTTATTAATAATAATATGGATATATTAAAAGAAAAACATATAGATTTAATACTTCCATTTTTCTCATTTGAAAGTAAAGAAGTTCTTTATAAGACTGTCTTTGAAGAATTTGAAAGATTTGGAATATCAAAATCTGAAGCTAAAATGGCTGTAGATACTGCATGGGAAGAAAAATATAACTTTAGAAAAGATATGAGAAACAAAGCTCTTGAAATAATTGCTGATCTAGAAAAAACTGGAAAAACTGGAGTAGTTCTTTGTGGAAGACCTTACCACTGTGACAAAGAAATTCATCATGGTATTCCAAACATAATAAATTCCTTTGGAATAGCTGTTCTTACAGGAGATGCTGTTGCCAGTCTTGCTTCTCTTGATGAAGAACTGAGAGTAATAGATCAATGGACATATCACTCAAGGTTATACAGAGCTGCTGCTTATGTAGGAAAAAGCAAGTGTCTTGAACTTATAGAACTAAATAGTTTCAGCTGTGGTATAGATGCAGTGACTACTGACCAAGTAGAAGAAATATTAGCCAATTATGGAAAGGTACATACTCTTTTAAAAATAGATGAAATAAGTAACCTTGGAGCTGTAAAAATAAGAATAAGAAGCCTTTTAGCTGCTCTAGACTATAAGAAAAATGCTCTTAGATCTTCTATTAAAAAGAAAATAGAATATAAACGAGCTCAATTTACTAAAAAAATGAAAAAAGAATATACTATCCTTGCTCCACAAATGGCACCAATGCATTTTAAATTATTAAAAACTGCATTCAAAGCTGAAGGATATAACCTTGAAGTACTGGATGAAACACAAGAAGCATTAGATTGTGGACTTCAATATGTTAATAATGATGCTTGCTATCCATCTATATTGGTTATTGGAGAACTCATCGCGGCATTAAAATCAGGAAAATATGATCTTGATAAAACTGCTGTTATGATTTCACAAACTGGTGGAAGCTGTCGTGCTACTAATTATTTAGGGTTCTTGAAAAAAGCTATAAAAGACAGTGGCTTTGAAAAAATTCCTATTCTTTCTTTAAATGCAAGCGGTTTTGAAAAACAGGAAGGTTTCTCTATAACTCTTCCTTTTGCTCATAAATGCCTGATAGCTGTATCATATGGAGATATTCTTATGAAACTTCTTTATCATGTACGTCCCTATGAAAAAATTAAAGGAAGTGCTTTTGAATTATATGAAAAATGGAATGAAAAAGTCAAAGAAAATATATATAATGGTAAGTTTTCTCAATTTAAAAATAATATAAATGCAATAGTAAATGATTTTTCTAAAATTGAAGTATCTGATGAAAAGAAAATAAAAGTTGGAATAGTTGGAGAAATACTTGTTAAATTCAGCCCTTTCGCTAATAATAATCTAGCTGAATTCATAGAGGCTGAAGGAGGAGAGGTTTATACTTCAAGTCTTATGAGTTTTGTTAAGTATTGTATATATAGTGATATATTTATAACTGAAAGATTTAAAGGCAAAATTGCAGCAATGAAATTAAAAGCTGCACTTTGGATAATAGAACAGTATACAAAAGTATTAAATAATGCTTTACAAAAAAATTCTAGGTTTGGACATGAGGATTCTATACAAGACCTTGCTCAAAAAACTTCTCAGTACATATCAATAGGAAATCAGTCTGGTGAAGGATGGTTTCTTATGGGAGAAATGATAGAGTTCATTGAGAAAGATGTTCCTAATATCGTTTGTGTACAACCTTTTGGATGTCTTCCTAACCATATAACTGGAAAAGGTATGATTAAAAAATTAAGATCAGAGTATGAGAATGTTAATATAGCTCCTATAGATTATGATCCTGCTTATTCTGAAGTCAATCAACTAAATAGGATAAAACTTATGCTTTCTGTTGCTAGAAAAAATCTAAAAAACTCTTAA
- a CDS encoding RrF2 family transcriptional regulator, which translates to MKITQETNCAIKAILYLSTLQKSEVSSAKVIGKFIEFSDKFVLKVLRPLTSANIVLPFRGVTGGYCLKKTIDKISLFDVIIAVQNDINILTVMKNMSKKDIKKDEIFSIFEQIQEFEKKVLKKITFDMIINNKVSLKSILEITI; encoded by the coding sequence ATGAAAATAACACAGGAAACGAATTGTGCTATAAAAGCTATTCTATATTTATCTACACTTCAAAAAAGTGAAGTATCCTCTGCAAAAGTTATTGGAAAATTCATTGAATTTTCTGATAAATTTGTACTTAAAGTTTTGAGACCTTTGACAAGTGCAAATATAGTTTTACCTTTCAGAGGTGTTACTGGAGGATACTGCTTAAAAAAAACTATTGATAAAATTAGTCTTTTTGATGTTATAATTGCTGTGCAAAATGATATTAATATATTGACTGTCATGAAAAATATGTCTAAGAAAGATATAAAAAAAGATGAGATATTTTCTATATTTGAGCAAATACAAGAATTTGAAAAAAAAGTCTTAAAAAAAATAACTTTTGATATGATTATAAATAATAAAGTAAGTTTAAAAAGTATATTAGAAATCACTATTTAA
- a CDS encoding GntR family transcriptional regulator, with translation MCDLDKNNKMPLYGQLMNFLLSEIECNKFKEYEKLPSERELCDKFCLSRDTVRQAIFQLEKMGYIYKKHGKGTFVAPKQLKPDLYKFYDFTEEMKKLGKDAASKILSFEIIPADKYIAKFLKIKENSNVHRITRLRIVDSIPLIFEKTYLPMEKFGYFHIDELNNSSLCNILKNRFSVKFSKGEETFYPITPDEEIARYLSLMRFQPVIKIERTTFEDEIPIMFTERIVRGDKFKYTVITSF, from the coding sequence ATGTGTGATCTTGATAAAAATAATAAAATGCCATTGTACGGACAGTTAATGAATTTTTTACTTTCAGAAATAGAATGCAATAAGTTTAAAGAATATGAAAAATTGCCATCTGAAAGAGAACTCTGTGATAAATTTTGTTTAAGTCGTGATACTGTGAGGCAAGCTATTTTTCAATTAGAAAAAATGGGATATATTTATAAAAAACATGGAAAAGGAACTTTTGTTGCCCCAAAGCAATTAAAACCTGATTTATATAAATTTTATGATTTTACAGAGGAAATGAAAAAACTTGGAAAAGATGCTGCCTCTAAAATCTTATCCTTTGAAATAATCCCTGCTGATAAATATATAGCAAAATTTTTAAAAATAAAAGAAAATAGTAATGTTCATAGAATTACTCGTCTAAGGATTGTAGATTCTATCCCTCTTATTTTTGAAAAAACCTATCTTCCTATGGAAAAATTTGGCTATTTCCATATTGATGAATTAAATAACTCATCACTCTGTAATATATTAAAAAATAGATTTTCTGTAAAATTTTCTAAAGGGGAGGAAACTTTTTATCCAATCACTCCTGATGAAGAAATAGCCAGATACCTTAGTCTGATGAGATTTCAGCCAGTAATAAAAATAGAAAGAACTACTTTTGAAGACGAAATACCCATAATGTTCACTGAACGAATAGTTAGAGGGGATAAATTTAAATATACAGTTATAACTTCATTTTAA
- a CDS encoding toxin-antitoxin system YwqK family antitoxin produces MTNQYNKDGKKEGLWVKTYDNGRIQEEKNYVNGIREGEYKSYYMNGQVETHKFYKNGNIHGIYETFYSDGKLSSRRTLVNGETIGLYEEFFPNGKLKKSSEHTSNSTTTKNIKYFPNGQVKLDVNFKNGAMYGSYREYFSNGVLYIECNYGENGKLNGVYKEYDAEGKLVKECHYSNGSEQFK; encoded by the coding sequence ATGACAAATCAGTATAATAAGGATGGTAAAAAAGAAGGACTATGGGTAAAAACTTATGATAACGGAAGAATTCAGGAAGAAAAAAATTATGTAAATGGAATTAGAGAAGGAGAATATAAATCATATTATATGAATGGTCAGGTAGAAACACATAAATTCTATAAAAATGGAAATATCCATGGAATATATGAAACTTTCTATAGTGATGGAAAATTAAGTTCTAGGCGTACTCTTGTAAATGGAGAAACAATAGGACTTTATGAAGAGTTTTTCCCAAATGGAAAATTAAAAAAATCATCAGAACATACTAGTAACTCTACAACAACAAAAAATATAAAATATTTCCCGAATGGACAAGTGAAACTTGATGTTAATTTTAAAAATGGAGCTATGTATGGTTCTTATAGAGAATATTTTTCAAATGGAGTTCTATATATAGAGTGTAATTATGGAGAAAATGGAAAATTAAATGGTGTTTATAAAGAGTATGATGCAGAAGGAAAATTAGTAAAAGAATGTCATTATTCTAATGGATCTGAACAGTTTAAATAA
- a CDS encoding HAD family hydrolase: MIAAFFDIDGTIYRNSLLTEHFKKLIKYELLDFREYDTRVKEAFKLWDERVGDYDKYLLGLTQTYVDAIKGLSTEYNDFVADQVVELKGNRVYSYTRSMIKWHKEQGHKVIFISGSPDFLVSRMAKKWDADDFCGSIYHVENGMLSGKISPMWDSENKMKSIDMFCKKYSIDLMKSYAYGDTHGDYSMLLSVGHPRAINPSLELLNSIRESDYLKKNTEIIIERKDVIYKVHSNVETL; encoded by the coding sequence ATGATTGCAGCATTTTTTGATATTGATGGGACAATTTATAGAAATTCTCTTCTGACTGAGCATTTTAAAAAACTTATAAAATATGAATTGTTGGATTTCAGAGAATACGATACAAGAGTAAAAGAAGCTTTTAAGCTCTGGGATGAAAGAGTTGGAGATTATGATAAGTACCTTCTTGGTCTTACACAGACTTATGTTGATGCTATAAAGGGACTTTCTACAGAATATAATGATTTTGTGGCAGATCAGGTAGTAGAATTAAAAGGAAACAGAGTTTATTCTTACACAAGAAGCATGATAAAATGGCATAAAGAACAAGGGCATAAAGTTATTTTTATTTCTGGAAGTCCAGATTTTTTAGTATCCAGAATGGCTAAAAAATGGGATGCTGATGATTTTTGTGGTTCTATATATCATGTTGAAAATGGAATGCTTTCTGGAAAAATTTCTCCAATGTGGGATTCAGAAAATAAAATGAAGTCTATAGATATGTTTTGTAAAAAATATAGTATTGATTTAATGAAAAGTTATGCCTATGGAGATACTCATGGTGATTACAGTATGCTCCTTAGCGTTGGTCATCCCAGAGCTATTAATCCAAGTCTTGAACTTTTAAATAGTATAAGAGAATCTGATTATTTGAAAAAAAATACAGAAATTATTATAGAAAGGAAAGATGTCATTTATAAAGTACATTCTAACGTGGAAACTTTATAA
- a CDS encoding sn-glycerol-3-phosphate ABC transporter ATP-binding protein UgpC yields the protein MSGVILKNIEKVYPNGFKAVHGIDLEIKSGEFMVLVGPSGCAKSTMLRMIAGLEDITSGELWIEGKMSNGLPPKDRGIAMVFQNYALYPHMSAYENMAFGLKMAKFPKKEIDKRVRETAERLEIGDILDRKPKEMSGGQKQRVALGRAIVREPKVFLFDEPLSNLDAKLRVSMRVRITQLHKELLNEGKKTIMVYVTHDQVEAMTMGDRICVLNKGKVMQVDTPMNIYNSPVNKFVAGFIGSPTMNIVEGELLEENGNIIIKLSTDTYLTLSKEMYEKLKNNIGEKVWFGIRPENIKVADENNREKNRIKGIVSVVENMGNEVYIYFKIGEKEFTARASTDVIENISFGKKLFFDFNMLNIHIFHYKTEKNILK from the coding sequence ATGAGTGGAGTTATCTTAAAAAATATTGAAAAAGTATACCCTAATGGTTTTAAAGCTGTTCATGGGATAGACTTGGAAATAAAATCAGGAGAGTTTATGGTATTAGTGGGTCCTTCTGGTTGTGCTAAATCAACTATGCTGAGAATGATAGCTGGTCTGGAAGATATAACAAGTGGAGAATTATGGATAGAAGGAAAAATGTCAAATGGTCTTCCCCCTAAAGATAGAGGAATAGCTATGGTATTTCAAAATTATGCTCTTTATCCTCATATGTCTGCTTATGAAAATATGGCTTTTGGATTAAAAATGGCAAAATTTCCTAAGAAAGAAATAGATAAAAGAGTAAGAGAAACTGCTGAAAGACTTGAAATAGGTGATATTTTGGATAGAAAACCTAAAGAAATGTCAGGAGGTCAAAAACAAAGAGTAGCATTGGGAAGAGCTATAGTAAGAGAACCAAAAGTATTTCTTTTTGATGAGCCTCTTTCTAATTTAGATGCTAAATTAAGAGTATCTATGAGAGTAAGAATAACACAGCTTCATAAAGAACTTCTCAATGAGGGCAAAAAAACTATAATGGTATACGTGACTCATGATCAGGTAGAGGCAATGACAATGGGGGACAGGATATGTGTACTTAATAAAGGAAAAGTTATGCAGGTAGATACTCCAATGAATATATATAATTCTCCTGTAAATAAATTTGTAGCTGGATTTATAGGTTCACCAACTATGAATATAGTTGAAGGAGAGCTTTTAGAGGAAAATGGAAATATTATAATAAAATTGAGTACTGATACTTATTTAACTTTAAGTAAAGAAATGTATGAAAAATTAAAAAATAATATTGGTGAAAAAGTATGGTTTGGAATAAGACCAGAGAATATAAAAGTGGCAGATGAAAATAATAGAGAAAAAAATAGAATTAAAGGAATTGTCAGTGTAGTAGAAAATATGGGAAATGAAGTGTATATATATTTTAAAATAGGAGAAAAGGAATTCACAGCAAGAGCTTCTACAGATGTAATTGAAAATATTTCATTTGGAAAAAAACTATTTTTTGACTTTAATATGTTAAATATTCATATTTTCCATTATAAAACAGAAAAAAATATATTGAAATAG